In Thunnus maccoyii chromosome 11, fThuMac1.1, whole genome shotgun sequence, one genomic interval encodes:
- the LOC121906616 gene encoding CD209 antigen-like protein D isoform X1, producing the protein MLCVTEYTCPAGWRMFRHSCYLLSSESGSWSRGRQDCIKKGADLVVIDSTEEQTFLSTFTEVGRYSWIGLTDRDEEGTWKWIDGTPLTLRQCEVTGSSRYWETNEPNNGGGDPKVGEEDCAHITSDKKTEDNWNDLLCDASLVFSPHSHAVFNRHQVKKTTLTMKQNILYLNLDNLLDEI; encoded by the exons ATGTTGTGTGTTACAGAGTATACTTGTCCTGCAGGATGGAGGATGTTCAGACATTCCTGTTATCTCCTCTCCAGTGAGTCTGGTTCCTGGTCAAGAGGCAGACAGGACTGCATAAAGAAAGGAGCAGATCTGGTGGTTATAGACAGCACTGAAGAACAG acattctTGTCTACCTTCACTGAGGTAGGAAGATATAGTTGGATTGGTTTGACTGACAGAGACGAAGAGGGAACCTGGAAATGGATTGATGGAACACCACTGACTTTAAG ACAATGTGAGGTGACTGGCAGTTCCAG GTACTGGGAGACAAATGAGCCTAATAATGGAGGTGGAGATCCGAAGGTCGGTGAAGAGGACTGTGCACATATCACATCTGACAAGAAAACTGAAGACAACTGGAATGATCTGTTATGTGATGCTTCTCTCGTCTTTTCACCACACTCTCATGCTGTATTCAACAGGCAccaagtgaagaaaacaactcTAACAATGAAACAGAACATCCTGTATCTCAATCTAGACAATCTACTGGATGAGATCTGA
- the LOC121906616 gene encoding CD209 antigen-like protein A isoform X4, translating into MLCVTEYTCPAGWRMFRHSCYLLSSESGSWSRGRQDCIKKGADLVVIDSTEEQTFLSTFTEVGRYSWIGLTDRDEEGTWKWIDGTPLTLRQCEVTGSSRYWETNEPNNGGGDPKAPSEENNSNNETEHPVSQSRQSTG; encoded by the exons ATGTTGTGTGTTACAGAGTATACTTGTCCTGCAGGATGGAGGATGTTCAGACATTCCTGTTATCTCCTCTCCAGTGAGTCTGGTTCCTGGTCAAGAGGCAGACAGGACTGCATAAAGAAAGGAGCAGATCTGGTGGTTATAGACAGCACTGAAGAACAG acattctTGTCTACCTTCACTGAGGTAGGAAGATATAGTTGGATTGGTTTGACTGACAGAGACGAAGAGGGAACCTGGAAATGGATTGATGGAACACCACTGACTTTAAG ACAATGTGAGGTGACTGGCAGTTCCAG GTACTGGGAGACAAATGAGCCTAATAATGGAGGTGGAGATCCGAAG GCAccaagtgaagaaaacaactcTAACAATGAAACAGAACATCCTGTATCTCAATCTAGACAATCTACTGGATGA
- the LOC121906616 gene encoding CD209 antigen-like protein A isoform X2, with protein sequence MLCVTEYTCPAGWRMFRHSCYLLSSESGSWSRGRQDCIKKGADLVVIDSTEEQTFLSTFTEVGRYSWIGLTDRDEEGTWKWIDGTPLTLRYWETNEPNNGGGDPKVGEEDCAHITSDKKTEDNWNDLLCDASLVFSPHSHAVFNRHQVKKTTLTMKQNILYLNLDNLLDEI encoded by the exons ATGTTGTGTGTTACAGAGTATACTTGTCCTGCAGGATGGAGGATGTTCAGACATTCCTGTTATCTCCTCTCCAGTGAGTCTGGTTCCTGGTCAAGAGGCAGACAGGACTGCATAAAGAAAGGAGCAGATCTGGTGGTTATAGACAGCACTGAAGAACAG acattctTGTCTACCTTCACTGAGGTAGGAAGATATAGTTGGATTGGTTTGACTGACAGAGACGAAGAGGGAACCTGGAAATGGATTGATGGAACACCACTGACTTTAAG GTACTGGGAGACAAATGAGCCTAATAATGGAGGTGGAGATCCGAAGGTCGGTGAAGAGGACTGTGCACATATCACATCTGACAAGAAAACTGAAGACAACTGGAATGATCTGTTATGTGATGCTTCTCTCGTCTTTTCACCACACTCTCATGCTGTATTCAACAGGCAccaagtgaagaaaacaactcTAACAATGAAACAGAACATCCTGTATCTCAATCTAGACAATCTACTGGATGAGATCTGA
- the LOC121906616 gene encoding CD209 antigen-like protein D isoform X3: protein MFRHSCYLLSSESGSWSRGRQDCIKKGADLVVIDSTEEQTFLSTFTEVGRYSWIGLTDRDEEGTWKWIDGTPLTLRQCEVTGSSRYWETNEPNNGGGDPKVGEEDCAHITSDKKTEDNWNDLLCDASLVFSPHSHAVFNRHQVKKTTLTMKQNILYLNLDNLLDEI, encoded by the exons ATGTTCAGACATTCCTGTTATCTCCTCTCCAGTGAGTCTGGTTCCTGGTCAAGAGGCAGACAGGACTGCATAAAGAAAGGAGCAGATCTGGTGGTTATAGACAGCACTGAAGAACAG acattctTGTCTACCTTCACTGAGGTAGGAAGATATAGTTGGATTGGTTTGACTGACAGAGACGAAGAGGGAACCTGGAAATGGATTGATGGAACACCACTGACTTTAAG ACAATGTGAGGTGACTGGCAGTTCCAG GTACTGGGAGACAAATGAGCCTAATAATGGAGGTGGAGATCCGAAGGTCGGTGAAGAGGACTGTGCACATATCACATCTGACAAGAAAACTGAAGACAACTGGAATGATCTGTTATGTGATGCTTCTCTCGTCTTTTCACCACACTCTCATGCTGTATTCAACAGGCAccaagtgaagaaaacaactcTAACAATGAAACAGAACATCCTGTATCTCAATCTAGACAATCTACTGGATGAGATCTGA